In a genomic window of Streptomyces pristinaespiralis:
- a CDS encoding M4 family metallopeptidase, with protein sequence MTRTTTRRATTRAAVLTACAAMVVIGIQSGSATAGSDGSADATAIVLAPSERAAALKSAQSAAGSEAKALGLDDREKLVVRDVVKDADGTVHTRYERTFDGLPVLGGDLVVHKEKNGNHSVTKATNARITVTSTSAKVPASAAKKAALKVSAAHETSKVVAEDARKVVWAATGKPVLAWETVVTGVQQDGTPSEMRVVTDAATGAELFSYETVHTGTGTGDYNGTVPLTTTANGSTFDLKDGMRGGHRTFDLNQGTSGTGTLFNDADDVWGGGRQDAGVDAHYGAAVTWDYYKNVHGRNGIRNDGVAAYSRVHYGDNYVNAFWSDSCFCMTYGDGSGNSKPLTALDIAAHEMTHGVTSNTAGLVYRGESGGLNEATSDIFAAAAEFHAGNSSDPGDYLVGEKIDIRGTGAPLRYMDKPSKDGNSADYWSSSLGRIDVHYSSGPANHFFYLLSEGSGAKTINGVSYNSPTYDGKAVSGIGIAKAEQVWYKALTAYMTSTTDYQGARTATLSAATDLYGAGSAEYQAVDAAWAAVNVKAGTSGKGGKGARSGS encoded by the coding sequence GTGACACGCACCACCACCCGCAGGGCGACCACCCGCGCCGCGGTTCTCACGGCCTGTGCCGCCATGGTCGTCATCGGGATCCAGTCGGGGTCGGCCACCGCCGGTTCCGACGGCAGCGCTGACGCGACGGCGATCGTCCTCGCTCCCTCGGAGCGGGCGGCCGCGCTGAAGTCGGCGCAGAGCGCGGCCGGTTCGGAGGCGAAGGCCCTCGGCCTCGACGACCGCGAGAAGCTCGTGGTCCGCGACGTGGTCAAGGACGCGGACGGCACGGTGCACACCCGCTACGAGCGCACCTTCGACGGGCTTCCGGTTCTCGGTGGCGATCTGGTCGTCCACAAGGAGAAGAACGGCAACCACAGTGTCACCAAAGCGACGAATGCCCGCATAACGGTGACGAGCACGTCCGCCAAGGTGCCGGCGTCGGCCGCGAAGAAGGCCGCGCTGAAGGTGTCCGCGGCGCACGAGACCAGCAAGGTGGTGGCGGAGGACGCGCGCAAGGTCGTCTGGGCCGCCACCGGCAAGCCCGTACTGGCCTGGGAGACCGTCGTCACCGGTGTGCAGCAGGACGGCACTCCGAGCGAGATGCGGGTGGTCACCGACGCCGCCACGGGCGCGGAACTGTTCTCGTACGAGACCGTCCACACCGGCACGGGCACCGGTGACTACAACGGCACCGTCCCGCTGACCACCACGGCCAACGGCAGCACCTTCGACCTCAAGGACGGGATGCGCGGCGGCCACCGCACCTTCGACCTGAACCAGGGCACCTCCGGCACCGGGACGCTGTTCAACGACGCCGACGACGTCTGGGGCGGCGGCCGTCAGGACGCGGGCGTCGACGCGCACTACGGCGCGGCCGTCACCTGGGACTACTACAAGAACGTGCACGGCCGCAACGGCATCAGGAACGACGGCGTCGCCGCGTACTCGCGGGTGCACTACGGCGACAACTACGTCAACGCGTTCTGGTCGGACTCCTGCTTCTGCATGACCTACGGCGACGGCTCCGGCAACAGCAAGCCGCTCACCGCGCTGGACATCGCCGCTCATGAGATGACGCACGGCGTCACCTCCAACACCGCCGGTCTCGTGTACCGCGGTGAGTCCGGCGGTCTGAACGAGGCGACCAGCGACATCTTCGCCGCCGCTGCCGAGTTCCACGCCGGAAACAGCAGCGACCCGGGCGACTACCTGGTCGGCGAGAAGATCGACATCCGTGGCACCGGAGCCCCGCTGCGTTACATGGACAAGCCGAGCAAGGACGGCAACTCCGCGGACTACTGGTCCAGCTCGCTCGGACGGATCGACGTGCACTACTCGTCGGGCCCGGCCAACCACTTCTTCTACCTGCTGTCCGAGGGCAGCGGCGCCAAGACGATCAACGGCGTCAGCTACAACAGCCCGACATACGACGGCAAGGCGGTCAGCGGCATCGGCATCGCCAAGGCCGAGCAGGTCTGGTACAAGGCGCTGACGGCGTACATGACCTCCACCACCGACTACCAGGGCGCGCGCACGGCCACTCTGTCGGCGGCGACCGACCTGTACGGCGCGGGCAGCGCCGAGTACCAGGCGGTCGACGCGGCCTGGGCGGCGGTCAACGTGAAGGCCGGTACCTCCGGCAAGGGCGGCAAGGGCGCCCGGAGCGGCAGCTGA
- a CDS encoding response regulator, whose translation MTIRVLVVEDDPVAADAHALYVGRVAGFKVAGIAHSRAEAVRALERTDVDLLLLDLYLPDGHGLALVRSLRAAGHSADVIAVTSARDLAIVREGVSLGVVQYVLKPFTFATLRDRLTRYAEFRASAGEASGQDEVDRALATLRTPRVTTSLPKGLSGPTLEAVTRTLRESAEGLTATEAAAAVGISRITARRYLEHLVTAGRAVRAPQYGQIGRPELQYRWISTVR comes from the coding sequence ATGACGATCAGAGTTCTCGTGGTCGAGGACGACCCTGTCGCCGCCGACGCGCACGCCCTCTATGTGGGGCGGGTGGCCGGGTTCAAGGTCGCCGGGATCGCCCATTCACGGGCAGAGGCCGTCCGCGCCCTGGAGCGCACCGACGTGGACCTGCTGCTGCTCGACCTCTATCTGCCCGACGGTCACGGTCTGGCGCTCGTACGGTCGCTGCGCGCGGCCGGCCACTCCGCCGACGTCATCGCCGTCACCTCCGCCCGCGATCTGGCGATCGTCCGCGAGGGCGTGTCGCTCGGGGTGGTGCAGTACGTCCTCAAGCCGTTCACGTTCGCCACCCTCCGCGACCGGCTCACCCGCTACGCCGAGTTCCGTGCCTCCGCCGGCGAGGCGAGCGGCCAGGACGAGGTGGACCGGGCGCTCGCGACCCTGCGGACGCCCCGTGTCACCACGTCCCTCCCCAAGGGCCTCAGCGGTCCCACCCTGGAAGCCGTCACGCGGACCCTGCGCGAGTCGGCGGAAGGGCTCACCGCGACGGAGGCGGCCGCTGCCGTCGGCATCTCGCGGATCACCGCGCGCCGGTATCTGGAGCACCTCGTCACCGCCGGCCGCGCGGTCCGGGCACCCCAGTACGGGCAGATCGGCCGCCCCGAGCTCCAGTACCGCTGGATCAGCACCGTCCGCTGA
- a CDS encoding helix-turn-helix transcriptional regulator → MVEPERTGRILPVDDPVLEKVYAELARSPWHDPRTLAAATKLTPKEAREALERLLDMGAAEPAAGVPLEAAVRPPGAVSAAWVGRLEEQVLLSHRAVESLTQQYLAARGAGSTSTIRQVRAEEMLRLFAAGQDSCRFSVRGIAAPPFAQTLGANDERQMKAMDRGVAYRTIYAAEALNLPAARASMLRTLARGEEGRFIARTPMKLVIFDEDMALVPTATAAPNHSSESLVIGRSALLDGFISLFETVWEMAMPLGGEGETDVDLGDQERELLCLMAAGSTDLRIARHFGVSPRTVERRIRTVLDRLGATSRFQAGALAARRGWL, encoded by the coding sequence GTGGTCGAGCCCGAGCGTACGGGGCGCATACTGCCGGTCGACGACCCCGTCCTCGAGAAGGTGTACGCGGAACTCGCCCGGTCGCCCTGGCACGACCCGAGGACTCTGGCCGCCGCGACGAAGCTGACCCCCAAGGAGGCGCGCGAGGCGCTCGAACGGCTGCTGGACATGGGGGCGGCGGAGCCCGCCGCGGGCGTACCGCTGGAAGCGGCGGTCCGGCCGCCCGGCGCGGTGTCCGCCGCGTGGGTGGGCCGACTGGAGGAGCAGGTGCTCCTCTCCCACCGGGCCGTCGAGTCCCTCACCCAGCAGTACCTGGCGGCACGGGGTGCCGGGAGCACCTCGACGATCCGCCAGGTGCGGGCGGAGGAGATGCTGCGCCTGTTCGCGGCCGGCCAGGACAGCTGCCGGTTCAGCGTGCGGGGTATAGCCGCCCCGCCCTTCGCGCAGACGCTCGGCGCCAACGACGAACGCCAGATGAAGGCCATGGACCGGGGCGTCGCCTACCGCACCATCTACGCGGCGGAGGCGCTGAACCTGCCCGCCGCGCGGGCGAGCATGCTCCGCACTCTGGCCCGCGGCGAGGAAGGGCGCTTCATCGCCAGGACGCCCATGAAGCTGGTCATCTTCGACGAGGACATGGCCCTGGTGCCCACCGCGACCGCGGCGCCGAACCACAGCTCCGAATCGCTGGTGATCGGCCGCTCCGCCCTGCTCGACGGCTTCATCAGCCTCTTCGAGACGGTGTGGGAGATGGCGATGCCGCTCGGCGGCGAGGGCGAGACGGACGTCGACCTCGGGGACCAGGAACGGGAACTGCTGTGTCTGATGGCCGCCGGCTCCACCGACCTGCGGATTGCCCGTCACTTCGGGGTCTCCCCGCGCACCGTCGAGCGCAGGATCAGGACGGTCCTTGACCGGCTGGGCGCCACGAGCCGGTTCCAGGCAGGAGCTCTCGCCGCCCGCCGGGGCTGGCTGTGA
- a CDS encoding sensor histidine kinase → MRIPRPRSLAAQLFAMQVVLVAAIVAGCALFAYLTDRSQAEESARLQSRATAAAAARSPSVAEAVGTKDPSAVLQPYAEGLREDAGMDFVVIMDPQGRRWTHPEPDRIGRTYLGHIEPALGGRVYSEQYVGTLGLSVRTVAPVYEGGRVVAIVSAGITVEEITEQVRDQVTALLAMAGAALVLGGAGTYVINARLRRHTHGMNAAELGRMHDYHEAALHAVSEGLVMLDGGRRIALANDGARELLGLGEDAVGRHVADLGLPPPLTGALLASEPRVDELHLSADRVVVVNSRPVVGGEQRGTVVTLRDHTELQALSGELDSERGFTQALRSQAHEAANRLHTVVSLIELGRADEAIVFATAELELAQALTDRVVDAVGEPVLAALLLGKAAQANERGVELVLAEDSRIDDGVIPRSLPSRDLVTILGNLIDNAVDAASEAGTDPRPVAAPAAAARPMTPAPRSPAASETPEAPEAVPEEAPEQASEEPLLAAAVPGTAPPSPVLHTTSAPPRAARARVTVTARVESGELLLRVGDTGAGVDPDDAAEVFRRGWSTHGAGRGLGLALVQQAVHRGRGTIVLAQGPDGGAEFTVRLPLHPAEVPV, encoded by the coding sequence ATGCGCATCCCCCGTCCCCGCAGCCTCGCGGCCCAGCTCTTCGCCATGCAGGTCGTGCTGGTCGCCGCGATCGTGGCCGGCTGCGCGCTCTTCGCCTACCTCACCGACCGGTCCCAGGCGGAGGAGAGCGCGCGCCTGCAGTCCCGTGCCACCGCGGCGGCCGCCGCGCGCTCCCCCTCGGTCGCGGAGGCCGTGGGGACGAAGGACCCGTCGGCGGTCCTCCAGCCGTACGCGGAGGGCCTGCGCGAGGACGCCGGCATGGACTTCGTCGTGATCATGGATCCCCAGGGGCGCCGCTGGACGCATCCCGAGCCGGACCGGATCGGACGTACGTATCTCGGCCACATCGAGCCCGCGCTCGGCGGCCGGGTCTACAGCGAGCAGTACGTCGGGACGCTCGGGCTGTCGGTGCGCACGGTCGCGCCGGTGTACGAGGGCGGGCGGGTCGTCGCCATCGTCAGCGCGGGCATCACCGTCGAGGAGATCACCGAGCAGGTGCGTGACCAGGTCACCGCGCTGCTCGCCATGGCGGGTGCCGCGCTGGTGCTCGGCGGGGCCGGCACGTACGTCATCAACGCCCGGCTGCGGCGGCACACCCACGGGATGAACGCGGCGGAGCTCGGCCGCATGCACGACTACCACGAGGCCGCGCTGCACGCCGTGAGCGAAGGTCTCGTCATGCTCGACGGCGGCCGCCGGATCGCGCTCGCCAACGACGGGGCGCGGGAGCTCCTCGGGCTCGGCGAGGACGCCGTGGGCCGCCATGTCGCGGACCTCGGGCTCCCGCCGCCGCTCACCGGGGCCCTGCTTGCCTCGGAGCCGCGCGTGGACGAGCTCCATCTGTCCGCGGACCGGGTCGTCGTCGTCAACAGCCGGCCCGTGGTGGGCGGGGAGCAGCGCGGCACCGTCGTGACCCTGCGCGACCACACGGAGCTCCAGGCCCTCTCCGGCGAGCTGGACTCCGAGCGAGGCTTCACGCAGGCCCTGCGCTCCCAGGCGCACGAGGCCGCCAACCGGCTCCACACCGTCGTGTCGCTGATCGAACTCGGCCGGGCGGACGAGGCGATCGTCTTCGCCACGGCCGAGCTGGAGCTGGCCCAGGCACTCACCGACCGGGTCGTCGACGCGGTCGGCGAACCCGTGCTGGCGGCACTGCTGCTCGGCAAGGCGGCGCAGGCCAACGAGCGCGGCGTGGAACTGGTCCTGGCGGAGGACAGCCGCATCGACGACGGCGTCATCCCGCGCTCGCTCCCGTCCCGTGACCTGGTGACGATCCTGGGCAACCTGATCGACAACGCCGTCGACGCGGCCTCGGAGGCGGGGACGGACCCCCGGCCGGTCGCCGCCCCCGCCGCGGCGGCCCGGCCCATGACTCCCGCGCCCCGCTCACCCGCAGCATCCGAAACACCCGAAGCACCCGAAGCGGTGCCGGAAGAGGCACCGGAACAGGCATCGGAGGAACCGCTGCTCGCGGCCGCGGTCCCGGGCACGGCCCCTCCCTCCCCCGTCCTGCACACCACGAGCGCGCCGCCGCGTGCCGCACGCGCACGGGTCACCGTGACCGCCCGGGTCGAGAGCGGCGAGCTGCTGCTGCGCGTCGGTGACACCGGCGCCGGCGTCGACCCGGACGACGCCGCCGAGGTGTTCCGGCGCGGCTGGTCCACCCACGGTGCCGGCCGCGGCCTCGGTCTCGCGCTCGTGCAGCAGGCGGTGCACCGCGGCCGTGGCACCATCGTGCTGGCCCAGGGCCCCGACGGCGGCGCGGAGTTCACCGTGCGGCTGCCGCTGCATCCCGCGGAGGTGCCGGTATGA
- a CDS encoding helix-turn-helix domain-containing protein, whose protein sequence is MDFAGSGAPDPERVRDPAEFVAAMQVLKDRSGLTYRELTSRAEAVGDVLPRSTVANMLGRTTLPREELVAAFVRACGVGPGGMDAWLRVRKELARGERPEHPDTGAEEAAPRPEPQSTDPRPEPEPSSRGPRRRLVALAVAVLFVGAAAAAAVVLTGGDPEDRAQPGPVTGPAPGPVRIRVVHSGLCLAEQGGRNGQLYQQPCSAGSIPRFSLKRLGPDWRLETFHTTYGWGCTGIQEKSTDLRAPVEDQECGKRGTAEAFRIEPVGTPVRGFRLRPLHSDLCVGVEDGAVKAGAELRQLACTEEAEGALFSFDPRPGATPD, encoded by the coding sequence ATGGACTTCGCCGGGAGCGGTGCCCCGGATCCGGAACGGGTGCGCGACCCGGCCGAGTTCGTCGCTGCGATGCAGGTGCTCAAGGATCGTTCGGGGCTGACCTACCGGGAGTTGACGTCCCGTGCGGAGGCGGTCGGGGACGTGCTGCCGCGTTCCACCGTCGCCAACATGCTCGGCCGTACCACGTTGCCGCGCGAGGAACTGGTCGCCGCGTTCGTCCGTGCGTGCGGCGTCGGCCCCGGGGGGATGGACGCCTGGCTGCGGGTACGGAAGGAACTGGCGCGAGGGGAGCGGCCGGAGCACCCCGACACCGGTGCCGAGGAGGCCGCCCCGCGGCCGGAACCGCAGAGTACGGACCCGCGGCCCGAGCCCGAGCCGTCGTCGAGGGGCCCGCGCCGCCGGCTCGTCGCCCTCGCCGTCGCGGTGCTGTTCGTCGGCGCCGCCGCGGCGGCGGCCGTCGTACTCACCGGCGGCGACCCGGAGGACCGCGCACAGCCCGGCCCGGTGACCGGGCCCGCCCCCGGGCCGGTGCGGATACGGGTCGTGCACTCCGGGCTCTGCCTCGCCGAGCAGGGCGGGCGCAACGGCCAGCTCTACCAGCAGCCTTGCTCCGCCGGGTCCATCCCGCGGTTCTCCCTGAAGCGGCTCGGTCCCGACTGGCGGCTCGAGACCTTCCACACCACCTACGGCTGGGGCTGCACCGGCATCCAGGAGAAGTCCACCGATCTCCGCGCCCCGGTCGAGGACCAGGAGTGCGGCAAGCGCGGGACGGCGGAGGCGTTCCGGATCGAACCGGTCGGCACACCGGTGCGAGGCTTCCGGCTCCGCCCGCTCCACAGCGATCTGTGCGTCGGTGTCGAGGACGGAGCCGTGAAAGCGGGTGCCGAACTGCGCCAACTGGCTTGTACGGAAGAGGCCGAGGGTGCCCTCTTTTCCTTCGACCCGCGTCCCGGCGCGACGCCGGACTGA
- a CDS encoding carbohydrate ABC transporter permease — MSASRTGWWRWVPLAPATILLLLFLAAPIGYCVWIAFTDTQLTGQSGAEFVGLDNFRRAFADDDFHNAVRLTLVFTFVSAIVGQNTLGLALAGLMRAASRPVRTLTGTLVITAWVLPEIVAAFLLYTFFRREGTLNAILDWLHLPSQNWLYTLPILAVSFANVWRGTAFSMLIYSAALSEIPREVTEAAEVDGASGPRRVRYIVLPMIRRSIGTNLMLNTLSTLSVFGLIWAMTRGGPGNRSQTLPVFMYDQAFLKSLIGYGTAVALLLLLVGSLFSVVYLRLMKVEP; from the coding sequence GTGAGCGCCTCCCGAACGGGATGGTGGCGGTGGGTACCGCTCGCCCCCGCCACCATCCTGCTGCTCCTGTTCCTCGCCGCCCCGATCGGCTACTGCGTCTGGATCGCCTTCACCGACACCCAGCTCACGGGCCAGTCGGGGGCCGAGTTCGTCGGACTGGACAACTTCCGCCGTGCCTTCGCCGACGACGACTTCCACAACGCCGTCCGGCTGACCCTCGTCTTCACCTTCGTCTCCGCGATCGTCGGCCAGAACACCCTGGGCCTGGCGCTCGCCGGTCTGATGCGTGCCGCGTCCCGCCCCGTGCGCACCCTCACGGGCACTTTGGTGATCACCGCCTGGGTGCTGCCCGAGATCGTCGCGGCGTTCCTCCTCTACACCTTCTTCCGGCGCGAGGGCACGCTGAACGCGATCCTCGACTGGCTGCATCTCCCGTCGCAGAACTGGCTGTACACGCTGCCCATCCTGGCCGTGTCCTTCGCCAACGTGTGGCGCGGCACCGCGTTCTCGATGCTCATCTACTCCGCGGCGCTGTCCGAGATCCCGCGTGAGGTGACGGAGGCCGCCGAGGTCGACGGGGCGTCCGGCCCGCGCCGCGTCCGGTACATCGTCCTGCCGATGATCCGGCGCTCCATCGGCACGAACCTGATGCTGAACACCCTCTCGACACTCTCCGTCTTCGGTCTGATCTGGGCGATGACCCGCGGCGGGCCGGGCAACCGCAGCCAGACCCTGCCGGTGTTCATGTACGACCAGGCGTTCCTCAAGTCCCTGATCGGCTACGGCACGGCGGTGGCGTTGCTGCTGTTGCTGGTGGGTTCGCTGTTCTCGGTCGTCTATCTGCGGCTGATGAAGGTGGAGCCGTGA
- a CDS encoding carbohydrate ABC transporter permease gives MRRAARARLAADTALLVTAAAFAVPLLWLVLASVDAEADLRLRVPASVTADNFDAVLTDEITFTPMLNSLLLCGGATVVSVVCAALAAYPLSRHRSRWGRSYLLTILFTTCLPITAIMVPVYGLFVQVDLIDTTYGTALFLATAQLPFAVWLMKNFMDGVPVVLEEAAWTDGASNLQTLTRVVLPLMGPGVTVVTIYTFIMLWGNFFVPFMLLLSPEQLPASVSIFTFFGNYGSVVYGQLAAFSMLYSAPVLVLYILISRRLGGGFALGGAVKG, from the coding sequence ATGCGCCGAGCGGCCCGGGCCCGCCTCGCCGCCGACACCGCGCTGCTGGTGACGGCGGCGGCGTTCGCGGTGCCGCTGCTCTGGCTGGTCCTCGCCTCGGTGGACGCGGAGGCGGATCTGCGCCTGCGGGTCCCGGCGTCGGTCACGGCCGACAACTTCGACGCGGTGCTCACCGACGAGATCACGTTCACGCCGATGCTCAACAGTCTGCTGCTGTGCGGCGGCGCGACGGTGGTCTCCGTGGTCTGCGCGGCGCTGGCCGCCTATCCGCTCTCGCGGCACCGGTCGCGCTGGGGCCGCTCGTACCTGCTGACCATCCTGTTCACGACCTGTCTGCCGATCACCGCGATCATGGTCCCGGTGTACGGCCTGTTCGTCCAGGTCGATCTGATCGACACGACGTACGGCACGGCGCTCTTCCTGGCCACCGCGCAACTGCCCTTCGCCGTCTGGCTGATGAAGAACTTCATGGACGGCGTCCCGGTGGTGCTCGAGGAGGCCGCCTGGACGGACGGGGCGTCGAACCTGCAGACACTGACGCGGGTGGTGCTGCCCCTGATGGGGCCGGGCGTGACGGTGGTGACGATCTACACGTTCATCATGCTCTGGGGAAACTTCTTCGTCCCCTTCATGCTGCTGCTGAGCCCCGAGCAACTGCCCGCGTCCGTCTCGATCTTCACGTTCTTCGGCAACTACGGCTCGGTCGTCTACGGCCAGCTCGCGGCGTTCTCGATGCTGTACTCGGCGCCGGTGCTGGTGCTGTACATCCTGATCTCCCGCAGGCTGGGCGGCGGCTTCGCGCTGGGCGGGGCGGTGAAGGGGTGA
- a CDS encoding ATP-dependent 6-phosphofructokinase has product MRIGVLTAGGDCPGLNAVIRSVVHRAMTGHGDEVIGFEDGFKGLLDGHYRPLDLNAVSGILARGGTILGSARLERGRLREAAENAAELAKQYGIDALIPIGGEGTLTASRMLSEAGMPVVGVPKTIDNDISSTDRTFGFDTAVMVATEAIDRLKTTAESHQRVMVVEVMGRHAGWIALESGMAGGAHGICLPERPFEVDDLVKMVEERFARGKKFAVICVAEGAHPAEGSMEYAKGEIDQFGHERFQGIGNRLAAELERRLGKEAKPVILGHVQRGGTPTAYDRVLATRFGWHAVEAAHRGEFGMMTALRGTDVTMVPLAHAVTRLKTVPGNRMFEAESVF; this is encoded by the coding sequence ATGCGCATCGGAGTGCTCACCGCAGGCGGAGACTGCCCGGGTCTGAACGCAGTGATCCGGTCGGTCGTGCACCGTGCCATGACGGGTCACGGCGACGAAGTCATCGGTTTCGAGGACGGATTCAAGGGCCTCCTCGACGGCCACTACCGTCCCCTCGACCTCAACGCCGTCAGTGGCATCCTCGCCCGCGGCGGCACGATCCTCGGCTCCGCCCGCCTCGAGCGCGGCCGGCTGCGCGAAGCGGCGGAGAACGCGGCGGAGTTGGCGAAGCAGTACGGCATCGACGCCCTCATCCCGATCGGCGGCGAGGGGACGCTCACCGCGTCCCGGATGCTGTCGGAGGCGGGGATGCCCGTCGTCGGCGTCCCGAAGACCATCGACAACGACATCTCCTCCACCGACCGGACCTTCGGCTTCGACACCGCCGTCATGGTCGCCACGGAGGCCATCGACCGTCTGAAGACCACCGCGGAGTCGCACCAGCGGGTCATGGTCGTCGAGGTCATGGGCCGGCACGCCGGGTGGATCGCCCTGGAGTCGGGCATGGCCGGCGGCGCGCACGGCATCTGCCTGCCCGAGCGGCCCTTCGAGGTGGACGACCTCGTCAAGATGGTCGAGGAGCGCTTCGCCCGCGGCAAGAAGTTCGCGGTGATCTGCGTCGCGGAGGGCGCGCACCCCGCGGAGGGCTCCATGGAGTACGCGAAGGGCGAGATCGACCAGTTCGGCCACGAGCGTTTCCAGGGCATCGGCAACCGGCTCGCCGCCGAGCTCGAGCGCAGGCTCGGCAAGGAGGCCAAGCCGGTCATTCTCGGCCACGTCCAGCGGGGCGGCACGCCCACCGCGTACGACAGGGTGCTCGCGACCCGCTTCGGATGGCACGCGGTCGAGGCGGCGCACCGGGGTGAGTTCGGCATGATGACCGCTTTGCGTGGTACGGACGTGACCATGGTGCCGCTGGCGCACGCGGTCACCCGGCTGAAGACCGTCCCGGGGAACCGGATGTTCGAGGCGGAGTCCGTCTTCTGA
- a CDS encoding helix-turn-helix domain-containing protein, protein MAPGHVAYGLRAQYGMQVTPETVTAWERGLAVPGTRELTALAGVLWCSPGELLSTATSLREHRIARGLAPDELARRLGMDAHAYLRMEESGRWRGNERQTTALAGALGLSPRELLAATGRDEELAELLRGAVTSRWQAYVRPVGRMLPLERGHLQDVLQQLHTDYQSRMVATLSWGAAVDDTGEPGREFLDRIVDHFWELSRG, encoded by the coding sequence ATGGCGCCGGGCCATGTGGCGTACGGGCTGCGGGCCCAGTACGGGATGCAGGTCACCCCCGAGACCGTGACGGCATGGGAGCGGGGCCTCGCCGTCCCCGGCACCCGGGAGCTGACCGCGCTGGCCGGCGTGCTGTGGTGCTCGCCGGGCGAGCTTCTCTCCACCGCGACGAGCCTGCGCGAGCACCGGATCGCCCGTGGCCTCGCACCCGACGAGCTGGCCCGGCGGCTCGGCATGGACGCCCATGCCTATCTGCGGATGGAGGAGTCGGGCAGGTGGCGGGGCAACGAGCGGCAGACCACCGCCCTCGCCGGGGCGCTCGGCCTGTCCCCCCGCGAACTGCTCGCCGCGACGGGCCGCGACGAGGAGCTGGCGGAGCTGCTGCGGGGAGCGGTGACCTCGCGGTGGCAGGCGTACGTGCGCCCGGTGGGCAGGATGCTGCCGCTGGAACGCGGCCATCTCCAGGACGTCCTGCAGCAACTGCACACCGACTACCAGTCCCGCATGGTGGCCACCCTCAGCTGGGGCGCGGCCGTCGACGACACGGGCGAGCCGGGGCGTGAGTTCCTCGACCGGATCGTGGACCACTTCTGGGAGCTCTCGCGCGGCTGA
- a CDS encoding ABC transporter substrate-binding protein — MRPTAPLALTIAVTTLAAALTACGNDSGGDPDTVEVVYNRSTDNKIRFKDAYLEAAKRQFEKENPGKKVKLVPIQAPDNDYATKAQQMMRSPKTAPDLVYEDTFRINSDIKAGYLRPLDDKLAGWDQWDQFVDTAKAAAKAEDGKTYGVPDGTDTRGLWFNKEIFAKAGLPADWQPKNWAEILDAARTVKEKVPGVVPLNVYTGKGPGEAAVMQGFEMLLYGTGEDPLYDPGTRKWVTGGQGFKDALDFVGTVYKEKLGPDVSDALDPNVGTRVATEWFPEGKLAISLDGSWMGQNWINKGPKEWPEWSEKLGQAPMPTQHGQAPGKVSMSGGWAWSVPAKAENPDLAFEFVKTLQTRQNATRWCVVGAQIAVRKDVAADPRYLRSMPGIEFFTGLVQYTHYRPALPVYPQVSTAIGEAMEQVTTGDASAADAAKSYDEQLRTITDGAVVSK, encoded by the coding sequence GTGCGCCCCACCGCCCCACTGGCCCTCACCATCGCTGTCACCACCCTCGCGGCGGCACTCACCGCCTGCGGCAACGATTCCGGCGGCGACCCGGACACCGTGGAGGTCGTCTACAACCGGTCCACGGACAACAAGATCCGCTTCAAGGACGCCTACCTGGAGGCGGCGAAGCGGCAGTTCGAGAAGGAGAACCCGGGCAAGAAGGTCAAGCTCGTCCCGATCCAGGCACCGGACAACGACTACGCCACCAAGGCCCAGCAGATGATGCGTTCCCCGAAGACCGCGCCGGACCTGGTCTACGAGGACACCTTCCGCATCAACTCCGACATCAAGGCCGGGTACTTGCGGCCGCTCGACGACAAGCTCGCCGGCTGGGACCAGTGGGACCAGTTCGTCGACACCGCGAAGGCCGCCGCCAAGGCCGAGGACGGGAAGACGTACGGCGTCCCGGACGGCACGGACACCCGTGGCCTGTGGTTCAACAAGGAGATCTTCGCGAAGGCGGGCCTGCCGGCCGACTGGCAGCCGAAGAACTGGGCGGAGATCCTCGACGCCGCCCGCACGGTCAAGGAGAAGGTGCCCGGCGTCGTCCCGCTCAACGTCTACACCGGCAAGGGGCCCGGCGAGGCGGCCGTCATGCAGGGCTTCGAGATGCTGCTGTACGGCACGGGCGAGGACCCGCTCTACGATCCCGGCACCAGGAAATGGGTGACCGGAGGGCAGGGCTTCAAGGACGCCCTCGACTTCGTCGGCACGGTCTACAAGGAGAAGCTCGGACCGGACGTCTCCGACGCGCTCGACCCCAACGTGGGCACACGCGTCGCCACCGAATGGTTCCCGGAGGGGAAGCTCGCGATCTCGCTCGACGGCTCGTGGATGGGCCAGAACTGGATCAACAAGGGCCCCAAGGAGTGGCCCGAGTGGAGCGAGAAGCTCGGCCAGGCGCCGATGCCCACCCAGCACGGCCAGGCGCCGGGCAAGGTGTCGATGTCGGGCGGCTGGGCCTGGTCGGTCCCTGCGAAGGCCGAGAACCCGGACCTCGCCTTCGAGTTCGTGAAGACACTGCAGACCCGGCAGAACGCCACCCGGTGGTGCGTCGTGGGCGCGCAGATCGCCGTACGCAAGGATGTGGCGGCCGATCCGCGCTATCTGAGGTCCATGCCGGGCATCGAGTTCTTCACCGGCCTCGTCCAGTACACCCATTACCGGCCGGCGCTGCCCGTCTATCCGCAGGTTTCGACCGCGATCGGGGAGGCGATGGAACAGGTGACCACCGGGGACGCCTCCGCTGCGGACGCGGCGAAGTCGTACGACGAACAGCTGAGGACCATCACCGACGGCGCGGTCGTCTCCAAGTGA